A stretch of Mustela nigripes isolate SB6536 chromosome 6, MUSNIG.SB6536, whole genome shotgun sequence DNA encodes these proteins:
- the CHPT1 gene encoding cholinephosphotransferase 1 isoform X2, producing MAAGAGGRPAPRWLKALAEPLSAAQLRRLEEHRYSAAGVSLLEPPLQIYWTWLLQWIPLWMAPNSITLLGLAINLLTTLLLISYCPTATEEAPYWTYLLCALGLFIYQSLDAIDGKQARRTNSCSPLGELFDHGCDSLSTVFMAIGASIAVRLGTHPDWLFFCSFIGMFMFYCAHWQTYVSGVLRFGKVDVTEIQLALVMVFVLSTFGGATMWDYTIPILEIKLKIFPVLGVVGGAIFSCSNYFHVILHGGVGKNGSTIAGTSVLSPGLHIGIIIILAIMIYKKSATNVFEKHPCLYTLMFGCVFAKISQKLVVVSSFDMMMYFSALCLQISRHLHLNIFKTSYHEAPEQVQVLPSKSHQNNMD from the exons ATGGCGGCGGGCGCCGGGGGCAGGCCGGCGCCGCGCTGGCTGAAGGCGCTGGCCGAGCCGCTGAGCGCGGCGCAGCTGCGGCGGCTGGAGGAGCACCGCTACAGCGCGGCGGGCGTCTCGCTGCTCGAGCCGCCGCTGCAGATCTACTGGACCTGGCTGCTCCAGTGGATCCCGCTGTGGATGGCCCCCAACTCCATCACCCTCCTGGGCCTGGCCATCAACCTGCTAACCACCCTCCTGCTCATCTCCTACTGCCCCACGGCCACCGAGGAG GCACCATACTGGACATACCTTTTATGTGCACTGGGACTCTTTATCTATCAGTCACTGGATGCTATTGATGGGAAACAAGCCAGAAGGACAAATTCTTGTTCCCCTTTAGGGGAACTTTTTGACCATGGTTGTGACTCTCTTTCCACAG TATTTATGGCAATTGGAGCTTCAATTGCGGTGCGCTTAGGAACTCATCCTGACTGGTTgtttttctgctcttttattGGGATGTTCATGTTTTATTGTGCTCATTGGCAGACTTATGTTTCAGGCGTGTTGAGGTTTGGAAA AGTGGATGTAACTGAAATTCAGTTAGCTTTAGTGATGGTCTTCGTGTTGTCTACATTTGGAGGAGCAACAATGTGGGACTATACG ATACccattctagaaataaaattgaagatcTTTCCAGTTCTTGGAGTAGTAGGTGGCGCAATATTTTCCTGTTCAAATTATTTCCATGTTATCCTCCATGGTGGTGTTGGGAAGAATGGATCCACTATAGCA GGCACTAGTGTCTTGTCACCTGGACTCCACATAGGAATAATTATTATACTGGCAATAATGATCTATAAAAAGTCAGCAACTAATGTGTTTGAAAAGCATCCTTGTCTTTATACCCTTATGTTTGGATGTGTCTTTGctaaaatttcacaaaaattggTG GTCGTTTCTTCATTTGATATGATGATGTACTTTAGTGCTTTGTGCCTGCAAATTTCAAGACACCTTCATCTAAATATCTTCAAGACTTCATATCATGAAGCACCTGAACAG GTTCAAGTTCTTCCTTCAAAGAGTCATCAGAATAACATGGACTGA
- the CHPT1 gene encoding cholinephosphotransferase 1 isoform X1, with amino-acid sequence MAAGAGGRPAPRWLKALAEPLSAAQLRRLEEHRYSAAGVSLLEPPLQIYWTWLLQWIPLWMAPNSITLLGLAINLLTTLLLISYCPTATEEAPYWTYLLCALGLFIYQSLDAIDGKQARRTNSCSPLGELFDHGCDSLSTVFMAIGASIAVRLGTHPDWLFFCSFIGMFMFYCAHWQTYVSGVLRFGKVDVTEIQLALVMVFVLSTFGGATMWDYTIPILEIKLKIFPVLGVVGGAIFSCSNYFHVILHGGVGKNGSTIAGTSVLSPGLHIGIIIILAIMIYKKSATNVFEKHPCLYTLMFGCVFAKISQKLVIAHMTKSELYLQDTVFFGPGLLFLDQYFNNFVDEYVVLWIAMVVSSFDMMMYFSALCLQISRHLHLNIFKTSYHEAPEQVQVLPSKSHQNNMD; translated from the exons ATGGCGGCGGGCGCCGGGGGCAGGCCGGCGCCGCGCTGGCTGAAGGCGCTGGCCGAGCCGCTGAGCGCGGCGCAGCTGCGGCGGCTGGAGGAGCACCGCTACAGCGCGGCGGGCGTCTCGCTGCTCGAGCCGCCGCTGCAGATCTACTGGACCTGGCTGCTCCAGTGGATCCCGCTGTGGATGGCCCCCAACTCCATCACCCTCCTGGGCCTGGCCATCAACCTGCTAACCACCCTCCTGCTCATCTCCTACTGCCCCACGGCCACCGAGGAG GCACCATACTGGACATACCTTTTATGTGCACTGGGACTCTTTATCTATCAGTCACTGGATGCTATTGATGGGAAACAAGCCAGAAGGACAAATTCTTGTTCCCCTTTAGGGGAACTTTTTGACCATGGTTGTGACTCTCTTTCCACAG TATTTATGGCAATTGGAGCTTCAATTGCGGTGCGCTTAGGAACTCATCCTGACTGGTTgtttttctgctcttttattGGGATGTTCATGTTTTATTGTGCTCATTGGCAGACTTATGTTTCAGGCGTGTTGAGGTTTGGAAA AGTGGATGTAACTGAAATTCAGTTAGCTTTAGTGATGGTCTTCGTGTTGTCTACATTTGGAGGAGCAACAATGTGGGACTATACG ATACccattctagaaataaaattgaagatcTTTCCAGTTCTTGGAGTAGTAGGTGGCGCAATATTTTCCTGTTCAAATTATTTCCATGTTATCCTCCATGGTGGTGTTGGGAAGAATGGATCCACTATAGCA GGCACTAGTGTCTTGTCACCTGGACTCCACATAGGAATAATTATTATACTGGCAATAATGATCTATAAAAAGTCAGCAACTAATGTGTTTGAAAAGCATCCTTGTCTTTATACCCTTATGTTTGGATGTGTCTTTGctaaaatttcacaaaaattggTG ATAGCTCACATGACCAAAAGTGAACTGTATCTtcaagacactgtcttttttggCCCAGGTCTTTTGTTTTTAGACCAGTACTTTAATAATTTTGTAGACGAGTATGTTGTTCTTTGGATAGCAATG GTCGTTTCTTCATTTGATATGATGATGTACTTTAGTGCTTTGTGCCTGCAAATTTCAAGACACCTTCATCTAAATATCTTCAAGACTTCATATCATGAAGCACCTGAACAG GTTCAAGTTCTTCCTTCAAAGAGTCATCAGAATAACATGGACTGA